One genomic region from Pecten maximus chromosome 5, xPecMax1.1, whole genome shotgun sequence encodes:
- the LOC117327686 gene encoding G-protein coupled receptor 84-like has protein sequence MMNNSSDPLLVSCDHICWEDKIDQLNDFMVVRNVPVLLFMCLLVIIGIPGNLIVIWMYGVRKVRTTANCFVITLACVDLTSCVVIHPYVISKLFNSYNQQQVLTCKLFEFLIHSTLSISAIVLFVVAIDRYLAICKPFHFLKYQKYATAILIATFAIGIVDSLPLLEFYGKRTIELHSSSNRKIKGYICDFSDVYQGSSSMASFGMFMFVCFSSIVVGMTIMYFNVARTAYKRRSRLVSPVDLVSDFSDRNSKYYSKGTIRTSPGKGGRSQDGTISPVMGLSGSSNLCSVSTVGHVSLTINMFTANTYKDLEAKTTQQSTAKNYSKYAETLNLNSDNGKTLKDNTLKISRVSAQDRLQWKDNRQYNYRYSARLKAAKILFLVTALFLLSWLPFWVIRFLWLFAPSYMSTQSETGNAIEHFFMHLFYLNNAANPVIYTIINKNFREECRVYWERCRVKIDPA, from the coding sequence ATGATGAATAATAGCAGCGATCCGTTGCTTGTTTCTTGTGATCACATATGTTGGGAAGACAAAATTGATCAACTGAACGATTTTATGGTAGTTCGAAATGTGCCCGTCCTATTGTTCATGTGCCTGCTAGTGATCATAGGAATCCCTGGTAATCTAATCGTGATTTGGATGTATGGTGTGCGAAAGGTTCGAACCACTGCCAATTGCTTCGTCATCACTCTGGCCTGTGTTGATCTAACTTCATGCGTTGTTATACATCCATATGTTATATCTAAATTATTTAACAGCTACAATCAACAACAAGTATTGACCTGCAAGTTGTTCGAGTTTTTGATTCATTCTACTTTGTCGATATCGGCCATCGTTTTGTTTGTGGTCGCCATAGATAGATACCTTGCAATTTGCAAACCGTTCCATTTcttaaaatatcagaaatacgCTACGGCAATTCTGATTGCAACGTTTGCAATAGGTATAGTAGACAGTCTTCCTTTGTTGGAGTTTTACGGGAAAAGAACGATAGAGTTACATTCAAGTTCCAACAGAAAGATCAAAGGATACATTTGTGACTTCAGCGATGTGTATCAAGGATCATCATCAATGGCGTCGTTtggaatgtttatgtttgtttgtttctcaAGTATAGTAGTTGGGATGACGATAATGTATTTCAATGTAGCCCGAACCGCGTATAAACGTCGATCGAGACTTGTTTCTCCCGTGGACTTGGTCTCCGATTTCTCAGACAGAAATAGCAAATATTACAGTAAAGGAACGATTCGAACCTCGCCAGGTAAAGGTGGTAGAAGTCAGGATGGGACGATTAGTCCTGTCATGGGATTGTCTGGATCTTCGAATCTATGTTCAGTATCAACAGTTGGACACGTATCGTTGACTATCAACATGTTCACAGCAAATACGTATAAGGATTTGGAAGCAAAGACGACACAACAGTCTACGGCGAAAAACTACAGCAAATATGCCGAGACATTAAATCTAAACTCAGATAATGGGAAAACCTTGAAGGACAACACATTAAAGATAAGCAGGGTGTCAGCACAGGATAGGTTACAATGGAAAGACAATAGacagtataattatagataCAGCGCCAGGTTGAAGGCGGCAAAGATCCTGTTTCTGGTTACGGCTCTATTCCTTCTGTCCTGGCTTCCGTTTTGGGTAATCAGATTTCTCTGGCTCTTCGCACCATCGTACATGTCCACCCAATCAGAGACCGGGAATGCGATAGAACATTTTTTCATGCACttgttttatctaaataatgcgGCGAACCCTGTTATTTATACAATCATTAACAAGAATTTTCGTGAGGAATGCCGCGTATATTGGGAAAGGTGTCGTGTTAAGATTGACCCAGCGTGA